The Flammeovirgaceae bacterium genome contains a region encoding:
- a CDS encoding VCBS repeat-containing protein encodes MARVLLIIIVFACLCAKAIAQITSTFDIDAEGWTCSDNSLGSPLTVNYNASGGNPGGYISAGTTSSQPFFWTSPAAFGGNVAYFCYGQELSFDLQLTYVPTTHGASTLGDVQIRTSSGQILSANLPTFPAQAPAWSNHTIRLDETAGWRVGGMSGPVATKAQLLQYLSSVHSFRFSIDYTNTTNNTFGGAIDNVVLNQRSILPAPLISSLSTTSANPGTSITINGSNFDPTLTNNTVFFGGMEGSVTSASPTTLTVTVPSGAHYGPIRVVNKTTGRSGISRQPFVPTFDGGGRIIPASFKLRFSIDHTGGMGGLLLADIDGDGWNDIVVANEDNTGIRVYRNLGNGGALSAASFATPVFFPTLLSGTNGAGLAVRDFDNDGKLDMVTSGWTGGPGAFATFRNISTPGNLSFEAVEHWNGASDESPVTSAEDIDGDGLIDLVGGEGSSPGSAWIIQNISTPGNIEFSYRQVTFIGGSISHQGATLADLDGDGKPEFIHKIQNALNQQNIHVNSSTPGAISFGPALTLPVGIQGSMVVYDFNKDGKNDLAWKAGFSNDDIYIRLNTNSGGPLSISDFSTQIILDSETGYYGGLSMTDINGDGNPDLLATDSDKVGVFENNYSAGSLDESDFIKGHMFPGIGATTYPTTMQAADLNGDGKPDMVFGTTNTTPARIVIYENQNVSAPVISVATVSPLAAPVGATVTITGDNFAPNTLENYVYFGGIQGIVLTASSTLLTVSVPPGVGHGPVSVRVGELTSVYHLPFHPTFSSVATFDNTHFAPPVEFALANADYDIEVADLDNDNKPDVAAQVSGTNQTAFFINSHATGPISTASLTAAGTTSGNATNPKLFDIDGNGLIDVVGLSAMFQNNSTPGLISFGPQLAIGTGAANIAQADFNSDGKIDLAKTHAGSAQLLLLENRSTAGTLSAAGMFGSFSGDFSTAKPSPGGGIAAADFDADGFPDVIATNPSSDNLSIFPGTNATRVNASTLGTRIDIATGDNPGRVYTGDFDDDNKLDFLIYHGTGTNPTLLSVFHNQSTPGSLTFNRVDLTNPSATTVAHVADLDGDGKPEIITVSESGNRFSIFKNIYSGGALTPASFASPFNTTVTAPRGITTGDLNEDGAPEIILTRAAGFLLVYQNLIATPTISSFSPASGPVGTLVTITGTNFSAVIENNIVEFNGVSAYVTSSTSSTLTAIVPPGATTGPITVLVLGNTATSATDFTVVPFDCPPTSRTGGALDTSFNPAVEDPADFTTIAMQSNGKSIVATTGIIIGGTNYEGILRFNQDGTVDNTFTNSVYYPRKGNLLVLPDDKILVVESGTESYVRRLNPDGSLDNSFNSPAYYASTIYALGQQSDGKVLLSIYDDGVGQVLVYRLNADGTPDGSFAGGDNMASNVIRQQTDGKIVLGGSHGLARLDQFGNADPSFQEVLFSDDEISDLIIQPDGKIVIVGTFNSIHGVPCENIARLNPDGSVDLTFTFNSGNGFDGPVRAIKRTADGNMVAAGQFSLYNDEVRHQLALLNPDGNLVCEFDPVGGVDTQIRDLAIQPDGKILIVGDFVSYDGTTIHGFARVLYTSGASITITTQPGGTTNRCEGDNYPFSTDATGTTNITYQWQKFNTISSQFEDLTNGGAYADVTTKNLQINNMQLSESGDYRCRIDGDLASTVYTDIATLIVNPLPPAPITTDGARCGPGPVIVSAANGSPGDYRWYPDLVAGEPIPGEENDTYTTPALTVTTQYYVSLVNAFCESARVPVNAIINSVPPQPAIISSITPVGNTITFCSTNTLTLTAPTGYATYSWSSGETTEQITVTASGLYSVTVTNATGCSSPASVALTVNIVPAPCNNQAPVIQSTVAAVPVEGIITINVLDLINDPDDNLDPASLSVVTSTSQQGASASINGSLQLVLDYGGVFFSGTDQVTIQVCDLFGECTQQVLTIEVAGDIIVYNAFSPNGDGKNEIFLIQYINLFPDTQQNRVTIFNRWGDEVFSISNYDNDTRVFRGISNSGKELTTGTYFYKIEFNSGRPAKTGFLSLKR; translated from the coding sequence ATGGCTCGGGTTCTCCTGATTATTATAGTTTTTGCTTGCTTGTGTGCCAAAGCAATTGCACAAATAACAAGCACTTTTGATATTGATGCTGAAGGATGGACGTGTTCTGATAATAGCCTGGGTAGTCCGCTCACGGTAAATTACAACGCATCAGGTGGCAATCCGGGTGGCTACATTTCCGCAGGAACCACTTCCTCCCAGCCTTTTTTCTGGACTTCGCCTGCTGCTTTCGGTGGTAATGTAGCCTATTTCTGTTATGGACAAGAGTTGAGTTTTGACCTGCAACTAACCTATGTGCCTACCACCCATGGTGCAAGCACCCTTGGTGATGTGCAAATAAGGACATCCTCCGGTCAGATATTATCAGCGAATCTGCCAACTTTTCCCGCACAGGCTCCGGCCTGGTCCAATCATACTATTCGGTTGGATGAAACTGCCGGTTGGAGAGTGGGAGGAATGAGCGGACCAGTTGCTACAAAAGCTCAACTGCTCCAATACCTGAGCAGTGTTCACTCCTTTAGATTCAGCATTGATTATACCAACACCACCAATAACACATTTGGTGGTGCTATCGACAATGTTGTGCTGAATCAACGATCAATTCTTCCAGCACCATTAATCAGTTCCTTGTCTACTACATCTGCAAACCCAGGAACCTCCATTACCATAAATGGAAGCAACTTCGACCCAACCCTAACCAACAATACAGTTTTCTTTGGAGGTATGGAGGGTAGCGTAACCTCTGCCAGCCCCACCACATTAACCGTTACGGTTCCTTCAGGTGCACATTATGGACCGATAAGAGTTGTAAACAAGACGACAGGACGTTCCGGGATTTCGCGTCAGCCATTTGTTCCAACCTTTGATGGTGGCGGAAGAATTATTCCTGCCTCATTCAAGCTTCGGTTTTCGATTGATCATACCGGAGGTATGGGCGGCCTACTGTTAGCGGATATAGATGGAGACGGTTGGAATGATATCGTTGTAGCTAACGAGGACAACACAGGCATTCGAGTCTATCGAAACCTGGGCAATGGCGGGGCACTTTCTGCCGCTTCATTTGCCACTCCTGTTTTCTTCCCCACGCTATTATCGGGTACCAATGGAGCGGGATTAGCCGTACGCGATTTTGATAATGATGGGAAACTTGACATGGTAACTTCCGGCTGGACAGGCGGGCCCGGTGCCTTTGCTACCTTCCGAAATATCAGCACACCTGGAAATTTAAGTTTCGAAGCGGTGGAACACTGGAATGGAGCATCCGATGAAAGCCCTGTTACATCAGCAGAAGATATTGACGGAGACGGTCTGATAGATTTAGTCGGTGGCGAAGGTTCCTCACCCGGTTCAGCGTGGATCATTCAAAACATCAGCACTCCGGGCAACATTGAATTTAGCTATCGACAGGTGACATTTATTGGTGGAAGTATTTCACACCAGGGGGCTACATTGGCTGACCTGGATGGTGATGGCAAACCTGAGTTTATTCATAAAATCCAAAATGCACTCAATCAACAAAACATACATGTCAATTCATCCACTCCAGGGGCAATTTCTTTTGGACCTGCGCTAACATTACCTGTTGGAATTCAGGGTAGCATGGTGGTATACGATTTTAATAAGGACGGGAAAAACGATCTGGCGTGGAAAGCAGGATTCAGCAACGATGACATCTACATCCGGTTAAACACCAACTCAGGAGGCCCGTTGAGCATTTCTGATTTTTCAACACAAATTATACTCGATTCAGAAACAGGTTATTATGGTGGATTAAGTATGACAGACATCAATGGGGACGGTAATCCCGATCTACTGGCTACTGATAGTGATAAAGTTGGCGTATTCGAAAATAACTACTCAGCAGGTTCATTGGATGAATCAGACTTTATCAAGGGACATATGTTTCCAGGAATAGGTGCCACCACTTACCCAACCACAATGCAGGCGGCTGATTTGAATGGAGACGGAAAACCCGACATGGTTTTTGGAACTACAAACACAACACCTGCCAGAATTGTTATTTATGAGAATCAAAATGTGTCCGCACCCGTAATTTCTGTAGCCACGGTTTCGCCTCTGGCCGCTCCTGTTGGGGCTACGGTAACCATTACCGGAGACAACTTCGCGCCCAATACGCTCGAAAACTATGTTTATTTTGGCGGCATACAGGGCATAGTGCTGACAGCCAGTTCAACGCTGTTAACCGTAAGCGTACCCCCGGGTGTCGGGCATGGTCCTGTTTCAGTACGGGTAGGCGAACTCACTTCTGTCTATCATTTACCGTTTCATCCAACATTCTCATCGGTGGCAACGTTTGATAACACCCACTTTGCACCTCCGGTTGAATTCGCGTTAGCAAATGCTGACTACGACATTGAAGTGGCCGATCTGGACAATGACAATAAACCGGATGTTGCTGCACAGGTATCGGGAACCAATCAAACTGCTTTTTTTATCAATTCGCATGCAACCGGCCCCATATCAACTGCATCACTCACCGCGGCCGGAACCACCTCCGGTAATGCCACTAACCCAAAATTATTTGATATTGACGGCAATGGCCTAATTGACGTTGTTGGACTGAGCGCCATGTTTCAAAATAACAGCACCCCGGGCCTCATTTCGTTCGGGCCTCAACTCGCCATTGGAACTGGCGCAGCCAATATTGCCCAGGCGGACTTCAATAGCGATGGAAAAATCGATTTAGCAAAAACTCATGCCGGAAGTGCCCAACTGCTGTTACTGGAAAACCGGAGTACTGCAGGTACACTGAGTGCTGCGGGTATGTTTGGTTCTTTTTCGGGTGATTTTAGCACGGCAAAGCCTTCACCAGGTGGAGGAATAGCAGCAGCCGACTTTGATGCCGATGGATTTCCGGATGTTATTGCAACCAATCCCAGTTCCGATAATCTCAGCATTTTTCCGGGTACGAATGCCACTCGGGTAAATGCGTCCACGTTAGGAACCCGGATAGATATTGCCACGGGCGACAATCCCGGCCGTGTTTACACCGGTGATTTTGATGACGATAATAAACTCGACTTTCTCATTTATCACGGCACCGGCACCAATCCAACTTTACTTTCCGTTTTCCATAACCAAAGTACACCTGGAAGCTTAACTTTCAACCGCGTTGATCTAACTAATCCGAGTGCCACCACCGTAGCACACGTAGCCGATCTGGATGGTGATGGAAAACCGGAAATTATTACCGTTAGCGAATCGGGAAACCGTTTTTCAATTTTTAAAAATATTTACTCGGGCGGAGCGCTTACACCGGCATCGTTTGCCTCCCCATTCAATACCACAGTGACTGCACCCCGAGGCATTACCACAGGTGATCTGAATGAAGATGGCGCACCGGAAATAATTCTTACCCGCGCGGCCGGGTTTTTGCTTGTATACCAAAACCTGATAGCCACCCCTACCATCAGTTCTTTTAGCCCCGCGAGTGGTCCGGTAGGAACTTTGGTCACCATTACCGGTACGAACTTTTCCGCAGTAATCGAAAACAATATCGTTGAATTTAATGGTGTTAGCGCTTATGTTACCTCAAGCACTTCCTCTACACTCACAGCCATCGTTCCTCCGGGGGCTACAACAGGACCCATTACAGTACTTGTGCTGGGCAACACGGCAACCAGTGCGACAGATTTTACTGTAGTACCGTTTGATTGTCCGCCAACCTCGCGGACAGGAGGCGCTTTGGATACCTCCTTTAACCCGGCAGTTGAAGATCCCGCTGATTTCACAACCATTGCCATGCAATCGAATGGAAAAAGTATAGTTGCCACAACCGGGATCATAATAGGTGGAACAAATTATGAGGGGATACTCAGGTTTAACCAGGACGGTACAGTTGATAATACCTTTACCAATTCTGTTTATTATCCCCGTAAAGGGAATTTGCTTGTACTGCCAGACGACAAAATACTGGTCGTGGAGTCGGGTACTGAATCGTATGTGCGCAGGCTTAACCCCGATGGCTCACTGGACAACTCATTTAATTCACCTGCTTACTACGCCAGCACCATTTATGCGTTGGGGCAGCAGAGCGATGGAAAAGTACTCCTCTCTATCTATGATGATGGAGTGGGACAAGTTCTCGTGTACCGACTTAATGCGGATGGAACACCCGATGGTTCATTTGCAGGCGGAGACAATATGGCCTCCAATGTCATCAGGCAACAAACCGATGGTAAAATTGTATTGGGAGGCTCTCATGGGTTAGCCCGGCTGGATCAATTTGGCAATGCCGATCCCTCCTTTCAAGAAGTACTTTTCTCAGATGATGAAATCAGCGACCTGATTATTCAACCGGACGGCAAGATTGTGATTGTCGGGACATTTAACTCAATTCATGGGGTGCCTTGCGAGAATATCGCACGTCTGAACCCGGATGGCAGCGTGGACCTAACCTTTACCTTCAACAGCGGCAATGGGTTTGATGGACCGGTAAGAGCAATCAAGCGAACGGCCGATGGTAACATGGTCGCAGCCGGTCAGTTTTCGTTGTACAATGACGAAGTTCGACACCAGCTGGCTCTGCTGAATCCTGACGGTAACCTGGTTTGTGAATTCGACCCGGTAGGCGGTGTTGATACCCAGATACGTGATTTGGCCATACAGCCAGACGGAAAGATATTGATTGTCGGTGACTTTGTTTCGTACGATGGTACTACCATACACGGCTTTGCCCGGGTACTCTATACGTCAGGAGCGAGTATCACTATTACTACGCAACCCGGTGGAACAACCAACCGGTGTGAAGGCGACAACTATCCCTTCTCAACCGATGCCACCGGTACAACCAACATCACATACCAGTGGCAGAAATTCAATACCATCAGTTCTCAGTTTGAAGATTTGACCAATGGTGGCGCCTATGCCGATGTGACGACCAAAAACCTTCAGATCAACAACATGCAGCTTTCTGAATCGGGTGATTACAGGTGCAGGATCGATGGCGATTTGGCATCTACCGTGTATACCGATATCGCAACGCTCATCGTCAACCCGCTTCCACCCGCCCCCATAACAACTGACGGGGCACGCTGCGGCCCGGGACCTGTTATTGTTTCAGCAGCCAATGGATCCCCTGGTGATTATCGGTGGTACCCGGATTTGGTTGCAGGCGAACCCATTCCGGGAGAAGAAAATGATACGTACACCACACCAGCCCTCACTGTTACTACTCAGTACTATGTTTCATTGGTCAATGCATTTTGCGAAAGCGCCCGGGTACCTGTAAATGCGATAATCAATTCAGTGCCACCTCAACCTGCAATTATTTCAAGCATTACTCCGGTTGGTAATACCATCACCTTCTGCAGCACCAACACGCTCACACTGACTGCCCCAACTGGCTACGCTACCTACAGCTGGTCGTCCGGTGAAACCACCGAACAGATAACCGTTACAGCAAGCGGCCTATATTCTGTTACGGTTACCAATGCCACCGGCTGCAGCAGTCCTGCATCAGTTGCACTTACTGTGAATATTGTACCCGCCCCGTGCAACAACCAGGCACCCGTTATTCAATCAACGGTAGCTGCAGTGCCTGTAGAAGGAATTATAACCATCAATGTTCTCGACCTCATTAATGATCCGGATGATAACCTGGATCCTGCTTCCTTAAGCGTTGTTACCTCCACCTCACAACAGGGCGCCTCCGCAAGCATCAACGGCTCCCTGCAACTGGTACTTGACTATGGGGGCGTATTCTTTTCGGGTACCGATCAGGTAACGATACAGGTGTGCGACTTATTTGGCGAATGTACCCAACAAGTGCTGACCATCGAAGTGGCAGGAGATATTATTGTTTATAATGCATTCTCTCCCAACGGAGACGGAAAGAATGAAATTTTCCTCATTCAATACATCAACCTGTTCCCCGATACCCAACAAAACCGTGTTACCATTTTCAACCGCTGGGGCGATGAGGTGTTTTCTATTTCCAACTACGATAATGATACACGGGTATTCAGGGGTATTTCCAACTCAGGCAAGGAACTGACCACCGGCACCTACTTTTATAAAATCGAGTTTAACAGCGGCAGGCCCGCCAAAACAGGATTCCTGTCGCTTAAACGATAA
- a CDS encoding gliding motility-associated C-terminal domain-containing protein, translated as MAQVPNLEWAKNTAGPAYKESNGITIDPFGNVYIIGTFEGTADFDPGPGLFLLTSVVNSRDFFILKLDPNGHFVWAESFGGPDSDEGKAITTDAAGNVYVAGAFRGSANFDPDPSEPLLLNSFGNRDAFVAKYDDDGNLIWAKQLGGAEADYANDIKLDGLGNVLTTGYFGLLADFDPGTSVFPMTAVGFSDVFISKLNTNGDFIWAKSVGSPFYEYGYNIAVDPGENVLISGSFPGSVTIDFDPGPGNFMVTGSGSDNAFVLKLNPAGNFDWVVAYDGTGYSIGEQLAVDNTGNVIVSGPFDGTVDFDPLGSGFPLTAGPMGSLFITKLTPTGSFIWAGSMEGSGIVYYGDITVDVSNAIILAGNFENTVDFDPGPGTFNLTANGGADIFLVKLTDTGTFDWAGQLGAGGNLEFSYGVASDASGNSYVTGSFVGLLDADPSACVFNLAAIDDFDVFAIKVGTLPGCSPVITDFLPVSGPVGTVVVINGLNFSTTPADNIVEFNGTPAVVTASTTTSITTTVPPGATTGPISVTVSGLTGISSTDFTVTVGSCVPATERNALITLYSATDGSNWTDNTNWLSADEDTWFGVSVSGCHVTGIFLNNNGLSGSLPAALGDLTELESLQIINNPALTGSIPATIGNLTKLQTLLLHSNALSGSIPTSIGNLTLVTDLELQSNSLTGSIPATIGNMLSLTYLRLDDNQLSGSIPNTLYTIASLRSIDLGQNQLTGSLSPLIGSMPNLQSVFLGGNQLTGSIPSEIGNATTLNLVSLGPNQFTGTLPASIGNLNNLTSFSVFNNQLTGTVPATLANLTNLTVLGLSVNQFTGDVPAGIGLLPNLTDVSLRDNDFTSIPFFVSNSFTDLRVYGNKLHFGHLEPNMGKGGFVYAPQDNLPGGTVNTTVGQPLTIPFSTPGANNQYQWYKNGTPVAGATSATFTIASATLADAGSYHVEITNTVVTGLTLLTDPFIVTVSPVSPPVITPVPLSTQVEGLVTINLVPLITTSSTLDLSSLQIMIPPASGASASIDGNGILTIDYAGINFSGTDLLTIRACDILGNCTDQQFTVEVAGDIIPYNAVSPNGDGKNEFFYIRYIELFPDTQQNRVFIYNRWGDEVFSITNYDNDTRVFKGISNSGKELTTGTYFYKIEFISGRATKTGYLTLKK; from the coding sequence ATGGCCCAGGTACCCAACCTGGAGTGGGCAAAAAATACAGCAGGCCCGGCCTATAAAGAAAGCAACGGCATTACCATTGACCCCTTTGGTAATGTATATATTATCGGTACGTTTGAGGGCACGGCCGATTTCGACCCGGGGCCCGGATTATTTCTGCTTACCTCGGTGGTTAACAGCCGTGATTTTTTTATCCTAAAGCTCGATCCTAACGGCCATTTCGTGTGGGCCGAATCCTTTGGCGGACCTGACTCGGATGAAGGTAAAGCAATTACTACCGATGCAGCCGGCAATGTTTATGTAGCAGGAGCCTTCCGGGGTTCTGCTAATTTTGATCCCGATCCCTCGGAACCGCTTTTACTTAACTCCTTTGGCAACCGCGATGCGTTTGTTGCTAAATATGATGATGATGGCAACCTGATCTGGGCCAAACAATTAGGTGGTGCTGAAGCCGACTATGCCAACGACATTAAACTTGACGGATTGGGTAATGTACTTACCACCGGGTACTTCGGATTACTTGCTGATTTTGATCCGGGCACATCCGTATTTCCGATGACGGCTGTTGGCTTTTCCGATGTCTTTATTTCCAAACTTAATACCAACGGTGATTTTATCTGGGCAAAAAGTGTGGGAAGCCCCTTTTATGAATATGGATACAACATAGCGGTTGACCCCGGTGAAAATGTGTTGATCTCCGGGTCATTTCCGGGATCAGTTACTATTGATTTTGATCCGGGGCCCGGCAATTTTATGGTTACAGGCTCCGGCTCTGATAATGCGTTTGTGCTTAAACTTAATCCTGCAGGAAACTTCGACTGGGTAGTTGCTTATGACGGTACCGGTTACTCCATTGGGGAGCAACTTGCCGTAGATAATACCGGAAATGTAATCGTGAGTGGGCCGTTTGACGGTACGGTGGATTTTGACCCGTTAGGATCAGGTTTTCCACTAACAGCCGGGCCGATGGGCAGCCTGTTTATCACCAAACTTACACCCACCGGCAGTTTCATCTGGGCCGGCTCCATGGAAGGTTCCGGAATTGTTTATTACGGAGACATTACAGTTGATGTTTCCAATGCCATCATCCTGGCCGGAAATTTTGAAAACACAGTGGATTTTGATCCGGGCCCGGGTACATTCAATCTTACTGCCAATGGAGGTGCGGATATTTTCTTGGTAAAGCTTACAGACACCGGTACTTTTGACTGGGCCGGACAATTGGGTGCGGGGGGTAATCTTGAATTTTCGTATGGCGTTGCATCCGATGCCTCCGGAAATAGTTACGTAACCGGTTCCTTTGTAGGCTTGCTGGATGCAGACCCATCTGCCTGTGTTTTTAATCTGGCGGCCATTGATGATTTTGACGTGTTTGCTATAAAGGTTGGTACGTTGCCGGGATGCTCACCTGTAATCACCGACTTTCTTCCCGTTTCAGGCCCTGTTGGTACGGTTGTCGTCATCAACGGATTGAATTTCAGCACCACACCGGCAGATAATATTGTTGAATTTAACGGAACACCCGCTGTGGTCACAGCAAGCACAACCACCAGCATCACTACAACTGTACCGCCCGGTGCTACAACCGGACCGATTTCGGTTACCGTGTCGGGGTTAACGGGAATAAGTTCAACGGATTTCACAGTTACCGTTGGCTCGTGCGTACCGGCAACAGAGCGCAATGCCCTTATTACCTTATACTCTGCAACCGATGGTTCAAACTGGACGGATAACACCAACTGGCTCAGCGCTGATGAAGACACGTGGTTTGGTGTTTCGGTATCGGGTTGCCATGTTACAGGAATATTTCTTAACAACAACGGTTTAAGCGGTTCCCTCCCTGCAGCTTTGGGAGATTTAACCGAACTTGAGTCGCTGCAGATAATCAATAACCCTGCCTTAACCGGTTCAATACCCGCTACCATCGGTAATCTCACAAAACTTCAGACATTGTTGCTTCATTCAAATGCCCTCTCCGGTTCCATACCCACATCCATCGGCAACCTTACCTTGGTCACCGACCTTGAGCTTCAATCCAACAGCCTTACCGGCAGTATTCCGGCTACAATCGGCAACATGCTTTCGCTTACTTATTTACGATTAGACGACAACCAACTATCCGGTTCCATACCCAACACATTGTACACCATTGCTTCGCTTCGCTCCATCGATTTAGGACAGAACCAATTAACCGGTAGCCTGTCGCCTTTAATTGGCAGTATGCCTAACCTGCAATCCGTTTTTCTTGGTGGCAACCAACTTACAGGAAGTATTCCTTCAGAAATTGGTAACGCAACTACCCTTAACCTGGTGAGTTTGGGACCCAACCAGTTTACCGGCACATTACCGGCTTCCATTGGCAATCTTAATAACCTCACCTCGTTCAGCGTGTTCAATAATCAACTAACCGGTACAGTGCCCGCCACACTGGCAAACCTCACTAATCTTACCGTACTCGGCCTTTCAGTCAACCAGTTCACGGGCGATGTACCAGCCGGCATCGGCCTGCTTCCGAACCTGACCGATGTGTCGCTCCGCGATAACGACTTCACGTCAATACCCTTTTTTGTTTCCAATTCCTTCACCGATCTGCGGGTGTACGGCAACAAACTTCACTTTGGCCACCTTGAACCGAATATGGGCAAGGGAGGGTTTGTGTATGCACCGCAGGATAACCTGCCGGGCGGAACGGTTAACACAACTGTTGGGCAACCGCTTACTATTCCCTTTTCAACACCGGGTGCAAACAACCAATACCAATGGTATAAAAACGGAACACCCGTAGCCGGGGCTACCAGCGCTACCTTTACAATTGCTTCGGCAACACTGGCCGATGCGGGCAGTTATCATGTTGAAATTACCAACACAGTGGTAACCGGGCTCACCCTGTTAACCGATCCGTTTATCGTTACGGTGTCTCCGGTTAGTCCACCGGTAATTACACCGGTTCCCTTATCAACGCAGGTGGAGGGGCTTGTTACGATTAATCTGGTCCCGCTCATTACCACATCCAGCACGCTTGACCTCAGTTCGCTTCAAATAATGATACCGCCCGCCAGCGGTGCATCGGCATCCATTGATGGCAATGGAATATTAACGATTGACTATGCCGGCATAAACTTTTCAGGAACTGATCTGCTTACCATCCGCGCCTGTGACATTCTGGGCAATTGCACCGACCAGCAGTTTACCGTTGAGGTGGCTGGTGATATTATTCCTTACAATGCTGTATCGCCAAACGGTGACGGTAAAAATGAGTTCTTTTATATCCGGTATATCGAACTCTTCCCCGATACCCAGCAGAACAGGGTTTTCATTTACAACCGGTGGGGTGATGAGGTGTTTTCTATTACAAATTATGATAATGACACCCGGGTATTCAAGGGTATTTCCAACTCAGGCAAGGAACTGACCACCGGCACCTACTTTTACAAAATTGAATTTATCAGCGGACGTGCTACAAAAACAGGGTATCTGACCTTGAAGAAATAG